CCGCAGGCGTTGGTTCTGCCCTTTTGCCTTATGGTATAGCGTTTACTCCTTTTTAGCAAGCTCCTCGTCGAACCGCCATTCCTGCTTCATCTGGTTGAGGAATGCGTGGTTGGTCCAGTCTACGTAAACCGGAACCACCGCCACGTAGCCGTTGGCAAGAGCCCATTCGTCGGTATCGGTAGCGCCCGGCTCGTCGTTCTGGAAGAATCCGGTAAGCCAGTAGTAGCTTTTTCCCTGCGGATCGGTGCGCTTCTCGTACTCCTCGCTCCACTTTCCGTGGGTAACGCGGCAGTGGGCGTACCCCTTAATCTTCTCGGATGGTATATTGGGGATGTTTACGTTGAGCAGGGTGAAGTGGGGCAGCCCTTTCGCGAGCACCTTTTTGATGATGGGGGCAAACCAGCGCTTGGCGGCGGTAAAATCGGCGTTGGCCGAGTGGTCGAGCAGCGAGAAGCCAATGGATGGAATCCCGTAGAGCGTCCCCTCCACGGCAGCGCCTATGGTTCCCGAGTAGATTACGGCCACCGACGAGTTGGAGCCATGGTTAATTCCCGAAATCACCAGGTCGGGCTTTCGGTTGAGCACCTCGTACATCGCTATTTTGATGCAATCGGCAGGGGTGCCGCTTACGGCGTACCACGATACGTTTTCCTCCTCCCTAACATGGCGAAGGCGAACGGGGATGGCCGATGTTATGGCGTGCGACATTCCCGATTGTCCCTGCTCGGGCGCCACTACCACCACGCGACCAAGCTGCTTGGCCACCTCAACCAGTGCGGCAATCCCTTTGGCGTTAATGCCATCGTCGTTCGATACTAAAATAAGCGGACGTTGTATTTCTGTCATAGCTGTTCGTTTCCTTTAAATTTTCAAACATCCATCAGGGGGCATTGTTGCTGCCTAATGGCTAAAAGATGTAAACCAAGTGCGGCCTAAAGGCCTACAAAATGGTGGTTGTATACCTGAAAAAGCGCCTTTCCCTTCTTTTTTACCTCGTCGGTAGGGTTAATCTCCTGCGAGTAAACGTTTCCAACGTTGTCGTAAACCACCACCGAGCTTCCCTCGGCATAGCCAAACCCGTTGTTGAAGGTAAACATGCTCCAATCCTTAAAATTCTTATCCAGCAGGTTGCGCGAGAAGGTGTAGCGCTTGCTATCCATCTTCAGCTGCGCAAGAAGCGTTGCGGCAAGGTCGTGCTGAACGCCAAGCTTGTCGATTTTAGCGCCCTTAACCTTTAGCGCGCCACCAATCCATAGCATCGGAATTCGGTTGCGCTTCTCGTCGAACATCTTTAAGCTGCTGGGGCAGCTTCTGCCGTGGTCGGCAACAATAACGATAAGCGTGTTGTTCCACCAGCTGCTCTTCTTTGCCTTACGGATGAACTCTCCCAGGCATTTGTCGGTGTAGTGGGCCGAATTCTTGAACTTCGAGTCGTCATCGTTCCCGGGTATTACCGTCTTCATGGGCACATCGAAGGGCTCGTGGCTGCTCGAGGTAAAGAAGGTGTAGAAGAAGGGGCCTTGCTCGCGCTTTAGGTCGTTAAAAAGCCTGTCGAACACGTATCCATCCTGTGCTCCCCACTTCGACTGCAGCTGATCGGCCGAAAAGTCGTCCTGGGTAACGTAGCGGTCGTACGCCGACGATATGAGGTAGGTGCGCATGTTGGCAAACCCGATGTCTCCGCCGTAGTAGTAGGCCGTGCTGTAGCCGTTAGCCTTAAAGTCTTTTGCCAGAACCGGTAGCTTAAGCACCTTGGCGTTATGCTTTATGATGGAGGTGGTGGTTTGCGCGGGATAGCCGCTCAGAACCGATACCAGCCCTTTTTCCGAGCGCTGCCCATCGTTGTAGATACGCGTAAACAGCACGCCTTCGCGCATTAGGCTATCCAAGTTGGGCGTAACCCCTTTTTCCTCGCCAAGCGTTTCGGTGATGTTGCTTACAAAGCTTTCCATTATTAGCACAATAACGTTAGGCTTAGGCGTGTTAAGGATGTAGCTGGTTTCTCCCGATTGCTTGTACATCTCTGCAACAATTGCTTCAGCCTCCTTGGAGTCCATAAAGCGGTACTCTTTGTCGGTATCCTTTAGCTTATTAAGCGAGTAGAAAACATTCCAAGCCACGTTAACGGTTGCCTGATTGGTGTAGGCATCCTTCGAGAAGTATGCCTTACCCGGATTCATGGGCGATATGCCAAAACCTCCACGGATAGGTATTATGTTTAGGGATATCAGAAGTATGCTCCACCAAGGAAGGCGAGCGTCAACGGTTGTCCTTTTATTAACGAACTTTCGGTAGATAAACCACCACGCTAGTCCGTAACCAACCATGAGCAGCGGAATCAGAATAAGCTGAGCTAGGTTTAGCGATGCAGCTGCTTCGCCGGGCGTTTTGAGGTAGAGGAGCGGGGTGGCATCCATTCTGAAACCCCAGTAGCCAAAAAGAACGGCATCCGAGATTACCACTACCGAAAGCAGAACTATAAATATCAGGTTAACCCCAGCTACAACACCCTTTGCTAGCTGGGGGCGTATCCAGCTGATGACTACGAAAAACAGCCCGCATAGTAGCGCGAGGTACCCAATCATGGAAAGGTCCATGTGCAAGCCATGAATAAGCATGCCAGGGTAGTCGGCGGCAGCAATACTTTTGGTATCCCTAAAGTTTACCGCCATAAACAAAAGACGAGAAGTGAAAAAGAATGCTGCCCAAAAAAGTAGGTAGCCAAAATATTCGCGAAATAGGTACTTCAGCGCAGCCAGATGACCTCCCTTATAGCTCATTGTCGGAATTTAGGATGGTGATATTTCTTCAAAATGCCTTGTAAGACGTGCAAAACTATTAATTTAAAGCAACAGTCCAAGCAAAAAGAGCAGTCGTTAAACCTTTTTATACCACCTTAGGATCGCACGAGGGGGTAATGGCTAAACCCTTTCGTTGATCTTCTCTACGCTTACCCTTTTAAATGGAGTAAGAGGCGTATGTTCTGCCTCATCCTCGTCAATCTTCGACTGAATACGGTGGAGTACAAGCATCATGAATACGCCTAAAACAATGTTTGCAAAGAACATCAGGGTAATATCCAGATACTGGCTTAGAATAATATCAACCATTATAACAGCACCTTCAATCAGTATTATGGCAACCATTGTTTGACGATGCGAAAAACCTAAAGCCAAAAATTTATGGTGAATATGCGTTTTGTCAGGATAAAAAGGCGATTTGCCTGCACGCATCCTCTCTATAAACACACGTGCCGCATCGAAAAGTGGTATAAAAAGTATGGCAAAGATAAAAATAGGAGCTCCTTTAAAATCAAAAACAGGCCCCGATACTGAAACCATACAGAGTTTGGCGCTTAAAAATGCAATAAGGTAACCTATCAGAAGGGAGCCGGTATCGCCCATAAATATTTTGTACTTACGGCCAAAAACATTGTAGATAAAGAAGGGTATAATAACGCCAAGCATGGCAAGCGCCAGCATAGAATAAACAAAAAGCCCTTGCCCCAAAAACCAAAATCCTAGCGAGGCTAGCGCTATGCTACTTAAGCCCGATGCCAGACCGTCAATTCCATCAATTAGGTTAATGGCGTTTATTACAAAGCATACAAGAATGATGGTTAGCAGGTAACCAGCCCAACTAGGAATAGCATGTATTCCTAAAAAGCCGTGCATATCGTTAACATAAACGCCGGATAGAATCATTAAAAGTGCTACCATAATTTGGCTTAGCAGCTTATACCTAAAGCTAACTGAAATTAGGTCGTCCGCTAAGCCTATAAAAAACAGCACAACCATTCCGCACAGTAGAAATAGCGTTTCGATTAAAACGCTGTTCGAAATGCTATCGGGAACTTCTAGTCCAATTAGGTATCGAATACCCATTACAAACGATACGGAAAAAAGAAGTGCGGGAAGAAAGGAAACCCCACCCAGTCGGGGAACCTGCGTTGTATGCACCTTGCGTTCGTTTACGAAATCGTAAAGGCCTTTACGCCTTGATATCATTACAATTCGGGGGACAATAATAAAACCGATTGCTGCAGAAATCGAAAAAGTTAAACAAATAAGTAAGTTGATAGTAACCAATTTATCCATAAAATAGCAAAAGATTAAAATAACATTCCAACAGATCAACTGACATCAAGTAGATTCAAAATCAAAAAGTCCATCAGGCTTTTCTTAAAGATCTACAACAAAACAGGGAAATACCCTAACAACATTTATACCAAACTAACGGTTGTTAAGCCAATTTTAGAATAGCGTCCTTCTCAGAAATAATGAACCCTTTATCTATTGTTGGCCACTCTATTCCAAACGATTCGTAGTGAAAGCCATCCTCGCTTTCCTTGCAGTAGATATTATCGACCTTGTACTGAAAGATACAGGTGTCGCTTAAAACAAGGAAGCCATGGGCAAATCCTCGAGGAATAAAAAGCTGACGATGGTTTTCGTCGCTAAGCTCAACGCCAACATACTGACCGTAGGTTGGTGATCCCTTACGAACATCAACAGCAACATCGAAAACCTTTCCAACAACAACCCTAACCAGCTTTGCTTGGGCAAAATCTCCTGTTTGGAGGTGTAATCCACGAAGAACCCCTTTGCTAGATTTCGACTCGTTATCTTGAATCCAATTGATACTTCCTATAGCCTTCCTAAACTCTTCTTCTTTGAACGATTCCATAAAGTATCCTCGGTTGTCAAGAAAGACTTTAGGTTCTATAATTGTTAACCCAGGAATTTTAGTTTCAATAAACTGCATAATCTCTTTTCGGCGTATTTTTATTAACCCTCCTTTACTAAGCGAAGGAGGTACTGACCATACTGATTTTTGGCCATGGGGGCAGCAAGCTTCTTAACCTGTTCGGCGGTAATATACCCCCTGTTATAGGCAATCTCTTCTAGGCAGGCAACTTTTAAGCCTTGTCTCTCCTCTATCGTTTCGATGAATTGGCTTGCATCTAGCATGCTCTTATGCGTTCCGGTATCGAGCCAAGCAAAACCTCGTCCCATAAGTTCGACGTTAAGTTTGCCCCTGTTCAAGTATTCTTGATTTACAGATGTTATTTCTAGTTCGCCACGAGCGGAGGGTTTTACGTTTTTGGCAACTTGGATGACATCGTTGGTATAAAAGTATAAGCCAACTACTGCATAGCTGCTTTTTGGTGCTTGTGGCTTTTCCTCAATGCTAAGCACTTTACCTTCGTTGTCGAATTCTACTACGCCGTAGCGTTCTGGATCGTTTACATAGTAGCCAAAAACAACGCTTCTACGTTCGTTTTCAACTGTCTTAACGCTTCTGTGGAGCATTCCTGTAAGCCCATATCCATAGAAAATGTTATCGCCAAGAACAAGGCAAACGTCATCGTTCCCAATGAACTCTTCGCCAAGTATAAAGGCCTGTGCCAAACCATCGGGAGATGGCTGTACCTTATACTGAAAATTAACGCCAAACTGGCTTCCATCCCCAAGCAATTCCTGGAAGTGGGGGGTGTCGTGGGGCGTGGATATTATTAGGATATCGCGAATTCCTGCTAGCATCAGCACCGATATCGGATAGTAGACCATAGGCTTATCGTAAATCGGAAGAAGCTGTTTAGATATGGTTTGGGTGATAGGGTAGAGACGGGTTCCACTTCCACCTGCAAGTACGATTCCTTTCATAATTAGGCGATTTAGTAAGGGTTACAACATTCTTACACCACTATAAAAATCTATTTATCAAATTGATAAATGCAGTGCAAAAGTAAGCATTCCATCCGAAAGTTTACTTACGACAAGCTGCATTATTTATCAATAATATGAAAACAAAAGCCTGACCGGTTGACTGTCAGGCTTCTTTCTAGAAAGATATTTTTATCCTATTCTTGGACCTTCTTGTAGTCTAAGAGGAACTGTGCTAAGCCGCTATCGGTAAGCGGATGCTTCAGTAATCCTAGAATTGCGCTCAGCGGACAGGTTGCCACATCGGCGCCTACTGCAACGCAGTCGATAATGTGCTGGCTGCTGCGAATGGAGGCTGCAAGAACTTCGGTAGGGTAGCCATAGATGTTGAACATCTCGACAATTTGACCAACCAGCTCAACGCCATCCGAGCAAATGTCGTCCAATCGGCCAACAAATGGAGAAACGTAGGTGGCGCCCGCTTTGGCTGCAAGAAGCGCTTGTCCTACCGAGAAGATAAGGGTGCAGTTGGTTCTAATCCCGTTTGAGGAAAAGT
This window of the Acetobacteroides hydrogenigenes genome carries:
- the surE gene encoding 5'/3'-nucleotidase SurE, coding for MTEIQRPLILVSNDDGINAKGIAALVEVAKQLGRVVVVAPEQGQSGMSHAITSAIPVRLRHVREEENVSWYAVSGTPADCIKIAMYEVLNRKPDLVISGINHGSNSSVAVIYSGTIGAAVEGTLYGIPSIGFSLLDHSANADFTAAKRWFAPIIKKVLAKGLPHFTLLNVNIPNIPSEKIKGYAHCRVTHGKWSEEYEKRTDPQGKSYYWLTGFFQNDEPGATDTDEWALANGYVAVVPVYVDWTNHAFLNQMKQEWRFDEELAKKE
- a CDS encoding LTA synthase family protein; its protein translation is MSYKGGHLAALKYLFREYFGYLLFWAAFFFTSRLLFMAVNFRDTKSIAAADYPGMLIHGLHMDLSMIGYLALLCGLFFVVISWIRPQLAKGVVAGVNLIFIVLLSVVVISDAVLFGYWGFRMDATPLLYLKTPGEAAASLNLAQLILIPLLMVGYGLAWWFIYRKFVNKRTTVDARLPWWSILLISLNIIPIRGGFGISPMNPGKAYFSKDAYTNQATVNVAWNVFYSLNKLKDTDKEYRFMDSKEAEAIVAEMYKQSGETSYILNTPKPNVIVLIMESFVSNITETLGEEKGVTPNLDSLMREGVLFTRIYNDGQRSEKGLVSVLSGYPAQTTTSIIKHNAKVLKLPVLAKDFKANGYSTAYYYGGDIGFANMRTYLISSAYDRYVTQDDFSADQLQSKWGAQDGYVFDRLFNDLKREQGPFFYTFFTSSSHEPFDVPMKTVIPGNDDDSKFKNSAHYTDKCLGEFIRKAKKSSWWNNTLIVIVADHGRSCPSSLKMFDEKRNRIPMLWIGGALKVKGAKIDKLGVQHDLAATLLAQLKMDSKRYTFSRNLLDKNFKDWSMFTFNNGFGYAEGSSVVVYDNVGNVYSQEINPTDEVKKKGKALFQVYNHHFVGL
- a CDS encoding glycosyltransferase family 4 protein, encoding MDKLVTINLLICLTFSISAAIGFIIVPRIVMISRRKGLYDFVNERKVHTTQVPRLGGVSFLPALLFSVSFVMGIRYLIGLEVPDSISNSVLIETLFLLCGMVVLFFIGLADDLISVSFRYKLLSQIMVALLMILSGVYVNDMHGFLGIHAIPSWAGYLLTIILVCFVINAINLIDGIDGLASGLSSIALASLGFWFLGQGLFVYSMLALAMLGVIIPFFIYNVFGRKYKIFMGDTGSLLIGYLIAFLSAKLCMVSVSGPVFDFKGAPIFIFAILFIPLFDAARVFIERMRAGKSPFYPDKTHIHHKFLALGFSHRQTMVAIILIEGAVIMVDIILSQYLDITLMFFANIVLGVFMMLVLHRIQSKIDEDEAEHTPLTPFKRVSVEKINERV
- the rfbC gene encoding dTDP-4-dehydrorhamnose 3,5-epimerase yields the protein MQFIETKIPGLTIIEPKVFLDNRGYFMESFKEEEFRKAIGSINWIQDNESKSSKGVLRGLHLQTGDFAQAKLVRVVVGKVFDVAVDVRKGSPTYGQYVGVELSDENHRQLFIPRGFAHGFLVLSDTCIFQYKVDNIYCKESEDGFHYESFGIEWPTIDKGFIISEKDAILKLA
- the rfbA gene encoding glucose-1-phosphate thymidylyltransferase RfbA, giving the protein MKGIVLAGGSGTRLYPITQTISKQLLPIYDKPMVYYPISVLMLAGIRDILIISTPHDTPHFQELLGDGSQFGVNFQYKVQPSPDGLAQAFILGEEFIGNDDVCLVLGDNIFYGYGLTGMLHRSVKTVENERRSVVFGYYVNDPERYGVVEFDNEGKVLSIEEKPQAPKSSYAVVGLYFYTNDVIQVAKNVKPSARGELEITSVNQEYLNRGKLNVELMGRGFAWLDTGTHKSMLDASQFIETIEERQGLKVACLEEIAYNRGYITAEQVKKLAAPMAKNQYGQYLLRLVKEG
- the fsa gene encoding fructose-6-phosphate aldolase, with amino-acid sequence MKFFIDTANLAQIQEANDLGVLDGVTTNPSLMAKEGIKGEENVKAHYVKICNIVDGPVSAEVISTDYEGMIREGKELANLHPNIVVKVPCTKDGIKAVKYFSSNGIRTNCTLIFSVGQALLAAKAGATYVSPFVGRLDDICSDGVELVGQIVEMFNIYGYPTEVLAASIRSSQHIIDCVAVGADVATCPLSAILGLLKHPLTDSGLAQFLLDYKKVQE